The following coding sequences are from one Paenibacillus sp. JDR-2 window:
- a CDS encoding DEAD/DEAH box helicase, protein MSTEFISMGIIPELTDVLQSNGITSPTPVQKKAIPVLLSGQDVIAQAQTGTGKTIAFTLPILQRIDIDKEQVQALILTPTRELAIQITSELKKLAAAVGAKVLAAYGGQDVDAQIRKLNNSPHIVVATPGRLIDHMRRETINLGKLKMLVLDEADQMLHMGFLPEVQNIVDQTPRARQTMLFSATMPDQIKRLAENYMKTPVDIKIQSANVTLDNIKQLVIETTDRGRQKALISMIETQRPYLAVIFCRTKVRAKKLNKDLQDLGFESDELHGDLTQAKREQVMKRFRDAKLQILVATDVAARGLDVEGVTHVFNFDVPTDSEIYIHRIGRTGRAGQRGTAITIASPYDRAAVAHIERSINAILERRTIEADGTIVKNTAPRSSSEGKSYDKKPDRGGRGRGGRDSKPAQGGRGGRGERNERGAGAGRSQAGGRGKPERAAVSSNAEGNPWEVTGTERGGRGGERESGRGGRDARGGNRNGRGERTQGGSARGNTRGAATGGGRGERSQDGAARGNTRGAATGGGRWEGRPSSGKDSRSSGGSAPRGGRDSRGGGNSGNRGGSRGGSSRGPGSGGRNR, encoded by the coding sequence ATGTCAACTGAATTTATTTCCATGGGTATTATCCCGGAGCTTACCGATGTCCTGCAATCAAACGGGATTACGAGCCCTACTCCGGTGCAAAAGAAAGCAATCCCCGTCCTCCTGTCCGGACAAGACGTCATCGCTCAGGCTCAAACGGGTACGGGTAAAACAATCGCCTTCACCCTGCCGATTCTGCAGCGCATAGATATCGATAAAGAGCAGGTTCAAGCGCTGATTCTGACCCCGACGCGCGAGCTGGCTATTCAGATTACCAGCGAGCTGAAAAAGCTTGCGGCGGCGGTTGGCGCCAAAGTACTTGCCGCATACGGCGGACAAGACGTAGACGCGCAAATCCGCAAGCTTAACAACTCGCCTCATATTGTTGTGGCTACGCCCGGCCGCTTGATCGACCATATGAGACGCGAAACGATCAACCTCGGCAAGCTGAAGATGCTTGTACTGGACGAAGCGGATCAAATGCTTCACATGGGCTTCCTGCCCGAAGTGCAAAATATCGTTGACCAGACGCCTCGCGCCCGTCAAACGATGCTCTTCTCGGCTACCATGCCGGATCAGATCAAACGTCTCGCCGAGAATTATATGAAGACTCCGGTCGACATTAAAATCCAAAGCGCAAATGTCACTTTGGACAATATCAAGCAGCTCGTTATTGAGACGACTGACCGCGGACGCCAGAAAGCGTTAATTTCCATGATCGAAACCCAGCGCCCTTACCTGGCCGTTATTTTCTGCCGGACGAAGGTTCGCGCAAAAAAACTAAACAAGGATCTTCAAGATCTCGGCTTTGAATCGGACGAGCTGCATGGCGATCTTACGCAAGCCAAACGCGAGCAGGTCATGAAACGTTTCCGCGATGCGAAGCTTCAAATTCTTGTCGCAACGGATGTTGCCGCGCGCGGCCTTGACGTTGAAGGCGTTACACATGTCTTTAACTTCGATGTTCCAACGGATTCCGAGATTTACATTCACCGGATCGGACGTACCGGCCGTGCCGGACAACGCGGCACGGCAATTACAATTGCATCGCCTTATGACCGCGCGGCGGTTGCCCATATCGAGCGCAGCATCAATGCTATACTTGAGCGCCGTACTATTGAAGCAGATGGAACAATCGTGAAGAATACCGCGCCTCGTTCCAGCAGCGAAGGCAAGAGCTATGACAAAAAACCGGATCGCGGTGGCCGCGGTCGCGGCGGTCGCGACTCCAAACCGGCGCAAGGCGGACGCGGAGGCAGAGGCGAACGCAATGAGCGCGGCGCAGGTGCAGGCCGTTCACAAGCTGGTGGACGCGGCAAGCCGGAACGTGCTGCTGTCAGCAGCAACGCCGAAGGCAATCCGTGGGAAGTTACGGGTACTGAACGCGGCGGCAGAGGCGGCGAGCGCGAATCCGGACGCGGCGGCAGAGATGCTCGCGGCGGCAACCGTAACGGCAGAGGCGAACGGACTCAAGGCGGTTCAGCACGCGGCAATACGCGCGGCGCAGCAACCGGCGGAGGCAGAGGCGAACGGTCCCAAGACGGAGCAGCACGCGGCAATACGCGCGGCGCAGCAACCGGCGGCGGAAGATGGGAAGGCCGTCCAAGCAGCGGCAAAGATTCCCGCAGCTCAGGCGGCAGCGCGCCACGCGGCGGCAGAGATTCGCGAGGCGGCGGCAACAGCGGTAACAGAGGCGGCTCGCGAGGCGGTTCATCCCGCGGTCCTGGCTCGGGCGGCCGTAACAGATAA
- a CDS encoding YwbE family protein, whose protein sequence is MNNGTERASVKPGLEVDIVLKQDQRTGKLTRGIVKDLLTNSPTHPHGIKVRLADGQVGRVKHIYS, encoded by the coding sequence ATGAATAACGGTACAGAGCGTGCTTCGGTGAAGCCGGGGCTTGAGGTAGATATTGTTCTGAAACAGGATCAGCGGACGGGGAAACTGACCCGCGGCATTGTAAAGGATCTGCTTACGAATTCGCCCACTCACCCGCATGGCATCAAGGTGCGTCTGGCAGACGGTCAGGTTGGAAGAGTGAAGCATATTTACTCGTGA
- a CDS encoding GNAT family N-acetyltransferase, translated as MQINSLHQTIEELSLNAWPSLQTVVYDGWLLRFADGYTKRSNCVMPLYESNGQVMGKILHCEKLYAERGLDTVFKITPFARPSQLDSLLEERGYRVVEPVYVKTAELKDLPQPADFACRIDERLSEHWLDEFSQLMPLTDKQRKAAVKMLTGSPLRQCFVTLYADGVPAACGIGVIEHGYIGLYDIVTSERFRNRGLGYQLLLRIFRWGKESGAEKAYLLVVQANQPANRLYDKFGFETQYEYWYRVKSLKQDE; from the coding sequence ATGCAGATTAACTCGCTGCATCAGACGATAGAGGAGTTAAGTCTTAACGCATGGCCGTCTCTGCAGACGGTCGTTTATGACGGTTGGCTGCTCCGGTTCGCGGACGGTTATACGAAGCGTTCGAATTGCGTGATGCCGCTGTATGAGAGTAATGGCCAAGTGATGGGAAAAATCCTTCACTGCGAGAAGCTGTATGCGGAGCGCGGTTTGGATACGGTTTTTAAAATTACGCCGTTTGCAAGACCAAGCCAGCTGGATTCCCTATTGGAGGAGCGGGGCTACCGGGTGGTAGAGCCCGTTTATGTAAAGACGGCGGAACTGAAGGACCTTCCGCAGCCGGCAGACTTCGCATGCCGGATTGACGAACGGCTGAGTGAACATTGGTTGGATGAATTTTCGCAGCTGATGCCGCTCACGGACAAACAGCGGAAAGCGGCGGTCAAGATGCTGACCGGCTCGCCGCTCCGCCAATGCTTTGTAACATTGTATGCGGATGGTGTTCCGGCGGCATGCGGAATTGGCGTAATCGAGCATGGCTATATCGGCTTGTACGATATTGTCACATCCGAGAGGTTCCGCAATAGAGGACTCGGCTATCAGCTTTTGCTGCGCATTTTCCGTTGGGGGAAAGAGAGCGGGGCAGAAAAAGCCTATTTATTAGTCGTTCAGGCGAACCAACCGGCCAACCGGCTATATGACAAATTTGGTTTTGAGACGCAATACGAATATTGGTACAGGGTTAAATCTTTGAAGCAGGATGAGTGA
- a CDS encoding LysE family translocator codes for MVLGLAFIQGFLFSLSLCLDLGMVNVAIIKTGVERGFKPSFMIGFGSCFGDLTYLALALIGFSFILEITVVRWILWIAGTAVLLLLAYKMAKESLRPRMIDWKAREGDGRQQPKRRLADFLFGLGAALSSPTVMLWFVASAGPIVAEVHGDSRYTIAVFIAGFFTAGLLWSLGMAYFSGRAGKALGAKFVRIISLFSALLFIYFAIRVFWSGLQFVLGE; via the coding sequence ATGGTCTTAGGGTTAGCATTTATACAAGGCTTTTTATTTTCTTTATCTTTATGTTTGGATTTAGGCATGGTGAACGTTGCCATTATTAAAACCGGGGTCGAACGCGGCTTTAAGCCGTCTTTTATGATCGGTTTTGGTTCATGCTTCGGAGACTTGACCTATCTTGCGCTCGCGCTGATCGGGTTCAGCTTTATACTCGAGATTACCGTCGTCCGCTGGATATTATGGATTGCGGGAACAGCAGTGCTCCTTCTTCTCGCTTATAAAATGGCGAAAGAATCGCTCCGTCCAAGAATGATTGATTGGAAGGCGAGGGAAGGGGACGGAAGGCAACAGCCCAAGCGGAGGCTCGCGGATTTTCTGTTCGGACTGGGAGCGGCCTTGTCGTCGCCTACGGTTATGCTGTGGTTTGTTGCTTCGGCGGGGCCGATTGTGGCAGAGGTTCATGGCGACAGCCGTTATACCATTGCCGTGTTTATCGCAGGTTTTTTCACTGCCGGCTTATTATGGTCGCTTGGCATGGCTTACTTCAGCGGGCGGGCAGGCAAAGCGCTAGGCGCAAAGTTCGTGAGGATCATTTCGCTTTTCTCGGCTCTTCTCTTTATTTATTTTGCGATCCGCGTATTCTGGTCGGGGCTGCAGTTTGTGCTAGGCGAGTAG
- a CDS encoding lipoate--protein ligase: MRFIDNHNITDPTLNLALEEYILRSLPEDEYLLFYINEPSIIIGKNQNTVEEINAEYVNENGIHVVRRLSGGGAVYHDLGNLSFSFIMKDDGKSFHNFKKFTEPVVRALRKLGVNAELSGRNDLQVGERKISGNAQFATKGKMFSHGTLLFDSEIENVVSALKVNAEKYVSKATKSIRSRVANISEFLKEPMTIQELRQYLLESIFEGEPEIPVYELTEEDWANVRKLADERYRSWDWNYGRSPAFNVRQTKRIEGAGTYDIRLQVEEGKIADAAVFGDFFGRGETSEVTSKLIGTRYDAESLGKLLDEIDVNFYFGPITKEQLLSLML, encoded by the coding sequence ATGCGGTTTATCGACAATCACAATATCACGGACCCGACGCTGAATCTGGCGCTCGAGGAATATATTTTACGTTCGCTGCCGGAAGACGAATATTTGCTGTTCTACATTAACGAGCCGTCTATCATTATCGGTAAAAACCAGAATACGGTCGAAGAGATTAACGCCGAATACGTAAATGAAAATGGCATCCATGTGGTGCGCAGGCTGTCGGGAGGCGGCGCGGTCTATCATGATCTCGGGAACCTCAGCTTCAGCTTCATCATGAAGGATGACGGCAAGTCGTTCCACAACTTTAAGAAGTTCACGGAGCCCGTTGTTCGCGCATTGCGCAAGCTTGGCGTAAACGCGGAGCTGTCGGGACGCAACGACCTTCAGGTTGGAGAGCGCAAAATTTCGGGCAATGCCCAATTTGCCACCAAAGGGAAAATGTTCAGCCACGGCACTCTCTTATTTGATTCTGAAATTGAGAATGTCGTCTCCGCGCTAAAGGTTAATGCGGAGAAATACGTCTCGAAAGCAACCAAATCCATTCGGAGCCGCGTCGCCAACATCTCGGAATTTCTAAAAGAACCGATGACCATTCAGGAATTGAGACAGTATTTGCTGGAGTCTATTTTCGAAGGCGAACCGGAAATTCCGGTCTACGAGTTGACCGAAGAGGACTGGGCGAATGTCCGGAAGCTGGCTGATGAGCGTTACCGCAGCTGGGATTGGAATTACGGCCGTTCCCCTGCCTTTAACGTCCGTCAGACAAAGCGCATCGAAGGCGCGGGCACTTACGACATACGCCTGCAGGTGGAAGAAGGCAAAATCGCGGATGCCGCCGTATTTGGCGACTTCTTCGGCAGAGGCGAGACAAGCGAAGTGACTTCGAAGCTGATCGGCACGCGTTACGATGCGGAATCGCTCGGCAAGCTGCTGGATGAGATCGACGTGAACTTCTACTTCGGTCCCATTACGAAGGAGCAGCTGCTGTCGCTCATGCTGTAA
- the glp gene encoding gephyrin-like molybdotransferase Glp — protein MTTLQKQQLVVSVEEAIRHLCEGVSSVRTEKLPLEDCVGRVLAEDFFTPFPMPPFRRAAMDGYAVRSQTLLDAGPGSEVMLRVIAEVKAGTSKEWAQERTGDRPVNDRDAVRIFTGAPVPHRYDTVVMQEVVTPINGEDGKPLWIGINRPHPAGRHIAEAGEDLAPGKLILVKGTMIGAKEMAVLASYGQAEAVVHAKPRIAVLPVGDELQEPGTVLSANRIYDANGLVVYAFLKQLGAHVTRRKPVPDHPAILANEIRLAAEQADVVITTGGISVGDHDYVERSAASAGFEPLFTKVLMRPGTPTSAFKKGDCLLFGLSGNPSACYSGLELLVKPAVQWLKGMKNFRNQWLKGKLEDSVGKPCPYPRYIRSIATTELGVWRISPLPNDKSGNIAAFAEANAIAVIPAGGRGAAKGEIVSFLLLTHMANGGLTL, from the coding sequence ATGACTACCTTGCAGAAGCAGCAGCTTGTTGTATCCGTAGAAGAAGCGATTCGTCATTTATGTGAGGGAGTGTCCTCCGTTCGAACGGAAAAGCTGCCTTTGGAGGATTGCGTGGGCAGAGTGCTAGCGGAAGATTTCTTTACACCGTTTCCGATGCCTCCATTCCGTCGGGCTGCTATGGACGGTTATGCCGTACGCTCGCAAACCTTGCTTGACGCCGGTCCGGGCAGTGAAGTCATGCTCAGAGTGATCGCGGAGGTTAAGGCGGGCACATCCAAGGAATGGGCTCAGGAGCGTACCGGAGACCGGCCCGTTAATGATAGGGATGCAGTGAGGATCTTTACGGGTGCGCCAGTGCCGCATCGTTACGATACCGTAGTTATGCAGGAAGTGGTTACCCCCATTAACGGGGAAGACGGGAAGCCCCTGTGGATTGGGATAAACCGTCCGCATCCGGCTGGCCGACATATCGCGGAAGCCGGAGAGGATCTTGCGCCTGGCAAGCTGATCCTTGTGAAAGGAACCATGATCGGGGCGAAAGAAATGGCGGTGCTGGCTTCTTACGGGCAGGCTGAAGCGGTTGTGCATGCAAAGCCTCGGATCGCTGTTCTGCCAGTTGGCGATGAGCTTCAGGAACCGGGTACGGTGCTTTCCGCAAACCGGATTTATGACGCTAACGGTCTTGTTGTTTATGCCTTTCTGAAGCAGCTTGGCGCTCATGTCACCCGCCGGAAGCCCGTTCCTGATCATCCTGCCATACTGGCTAATGAAATCAGGCTTGCCGCGGAGCAGGCGGATGTGGTTATTACGACAGGCGGGATATCGGTCGGAGACCATGATTATGTTGAGCGGTCCGCTGCCAGCGCCGGCTTTGAACCGTTATTTACGAAGGTGCTGATGAGACCGGGAACGCCAACTTCTGCTTTTAAGAAAGGGGACTGTTTGCTGTTTGGGTTATCGGGAAATCCGTCCGCTTGTTATTCCGGTCTTGAGCTGTTAGTGAAGCCGGCCGTTCAATGGTTAAAGGGAATGAAAAATTTCCGCAATCAATGGCTCAAAGGGAAGCTGGAGGATTCGGTCGGCAAACCTTGCCCTTATCCAAGATATATACGCTCCATAGCGACAACGGAGCTTGGAGTATGGCGGATTTCACCGCTGCCCAACGATAAATCGGGCAATATCGCGGCATTCGCGGAAGCAAACGCCATTGCCGTGATTCCGGCGGGCGGAAGAGGTGCGGCGAAAGGGGAGATCGTTTCTTTTCTATTACTAACGCATATGGCAAACGGAGGATTAACGTTGTGA
- the nirB gene encoding nitrite reductase large subunit NirB — MTTRKLAVIGNGMAGVRCVEEIDRLSPGAFEITIIGDEPHPNYNRIMLSKVLQGDTSISDITINDFAWYKERGIRLLLGEKAVRVDAVGKSVYLESGKTVPYDELILATGSSAFVPSIPGIHKSGVTAFRNINDCETMIEASESYRRAAVIGGGLLGLEAARGLLNLGMEVHVVHNASYLMNRQLDTMSADLLKRELTQQGMRFWMEKRTEKIIGRKRAEGLLFSDGTKLAADLIVLAVGISPNIAIANNSGIATNRAILVDDYMRTNVPHIYAVGECAEHNGTVYGLVAPLYEQGKVLAKVLTDADTVPYKGSIPYSMLKVSGVDVFSAGDIQGDVEVALQQYNGLQGTYKKVTVRNGKIAGAVLYGDSSEGMKLLDYLKKKTEAEVLLEKAEGASGGNDEAVIAMADHQTVCSCNGVSKGAIVCAIQEDHLQTVEQIRDKTKASGSCGGCKQLVGAVLASVLAGTGGGTKKVVPICSCTDLGHEEVKSEIAKREYANAAQAREKLGWNKADGCVVCRGAIPYYMGLVQESKKTVSPLLDNELKEFSWDTQELQLPYPVQTERSAHYLKPSDVLVRDFGLAAVPAGWEVYVGGHSEHPVKQAQLLAVEAEEDLAMQLAAACVQWYRESAYYGERPWKWLERIGLQPLREKLLDRGEQEDLLSRWQAAERAEMVWSGMWKQ, encoded by the coding sequence GTGACGACAAGGAAACTAGCGGTAATCGGCAATGGAATGGCAGGCGTAAGATGCGTAGAGGAGATAGACCGGTTATCGCCCGGAGCCTTCGAAATCACGATTATCGGGGATGAGCCGCATCCAAACTACAATCGGATTATGCTGTCGAAAGTGCTTCAGGGAGATACCTCCATTTCGGACATTACAATCAATGATTTTGCTTGGTATAAGGAGCGGGGGATCCGGCTGCTGCTGGGCGAGAAGGCAGTGCGGGTTGATGCGGTTGGAAAAAGCGTTTATCTGGAATCGGGCAAAACGGTCCCTTACGATGAACTTATATTGGCAACGGGATCTTCGGCTTTTGTCCCCTCGATCCCGGGTATTCATAAATCCGGGGTAACAGCCTTTCGTAATATAAATGATTGCGAGACGATGATCGAGGCTTCGGAATCTTACCGGAGAGCGGCGGTTATCGGAGGGGGACTGCTTGGGCTGGAAGCTGCGCGCGGTTTGCTTAACCTGGGCATGGAGGTGCATGTCGTTCATAATGCCTCCTATCTGATGAACAGGCAGCTGGACACGATGTCGGCCGATTTGCTGAAGCGGGAGCTTACGCAGCAAGGCATGCGGTTCTGGATGGAGAAACGGACGGAGAAAATTATCGGCCGCAAACGGGCCGAAGGTCTATTGTTTAGCGACGGCACCAAGCTTGCGGCGGATCTTATTGTCTTGGCCGTCGGGATCAGTCCCAACATCGCGATAGCCAATAACAGCGGGATTGCTACGAACCGGGCTATTCTTGTTGATGATTACATGCGGACCAACGTGCCTCATATCTATGCGGTTGGAGAATGCGCGGAGCATAACGGGACGGTATACGGATTGGTCGCACCGCTGTACGAGCAGGGGAAAGTGCTGGCCAAGGTACTGACAGATGCGGATACCGTCCCTTACAAAGGCTCCATTCCTTATTCCATGCTGAAGGTGTCCGGGGTAGACGTGTTCTCGGCCGGTGATATTCAAGGCGATGTTGAGGTGGCGCTGCAGCAATATAACGGTCTTCAGGGCACCTATAAGAAAGTAACCGTCAGAAACGGAAAAATAGCCGGCGCCGTATTGTACGGGGACAGTTCCGAGGGCATGAAGCTGCTTGATTACTTGAAAAAGAAAACGGAAGCGGAGGTGCTCCTCGAGAAGGCGGAGGGGGCGTCCGGCGGTAACGATGAGGCTGTTATTGCCATGGCCGATCACCAGACCGTCTGCTCGTGCAACGGTGTCAGCAAGGGAGCTATCGTATGCGCCATTCAAGAAGATCATTTGCAGACGGTCGAGCAGATCCGCGATAAGACGAAAGCATCCGGATCGTGCGGCGGCTGCAAGCAGCTGGTTGGTGCGGTGCTCGCAAGCGTGCTGGCCGGTACGGGAGGCGGAACCAAAAAGGTGGTGCCAATCTGCAGCTGTACCGATCTGGGACATGAGGAAGTCAAGTCCGAAATTGCGAAGCGGGAGTATGCAAACGCAGCGCAGGCAAGAGAAAAACTCGGATGGAATAAGGCTGACGGCTGTGTCGTTTGCCGCGGTGCCATTCCTTATTATATGGGATTGGTCCAGGAATCCAAAAAGACAGTAAGCCCGTTGTTAGACAATGAGCTCAAGGAGTTTTCATGGGATACGCAGGAGCTTCAACTGCCTTATCCGGTGCAAACCGAGCGGTCTGCTCATTATTTGAAGCCTTCGGACGTTCTGGTCCGGGATTTTGGGCTTGCTGCCGTACCTGCCGGCTGGGAGGTTTACGTCGGAGGCCATTCGGAGCATCCGGTCAAGCAAGCGCAGCTGCTTGCGGTAGAAGCGGAGGAAGATTTGGCCATGCAGCTGGCAGCAGCTTGCGTTCAGTGGTACCGGGAATCCGCTTATTACGGGGAGCGCCCTTGGAAATGGCTTGAGCGAATCGGCCTCCAGCCGCTTAGGGAGAAGCTGCTGGATCGCGGAGAGCAGGAAGATTTACTCAGCCGGTGGCAGGCGGCGGAAAGGGCGGAGATGGTATGGAGCGGCATGTGGAAACAATGA
- the nasC gene encoding assimilatory nitrate reductase catalytic subunit NasC has protein sequence MTFSVEQAKQVMATQCPFCSVQCKMEVAEDRSGRRPTYQVTAIPNKASEGRLCVKGMNAYQHAVSRERLLHPMMRKNGKLTQVTWEEALEAVSNKFIRLQAEHGAHTVGLYGGGSLTNESAYLLGKFARVALQTKYIDYNGRFCMSAAASAGVKTFGIDRGLTNKLSDIPLAECIILAGTNIAECQPTLMPYFTRAKDNGAIIIVIDPRVSATASIADVHLQVKPGMDAALVNGMLKVIFDEKLIDEGFIKSRTKGFAEVKEHVDSLDLQEIADITGVSIDMIRKAAISFGKARTGMVFTARGVEQHADGHMAVRNFLNMVLATGKIGKEGCGYGAVTGQGNGQGGREHGQKADQLPGYRLIENPEDRAYIAGVWGIEPEDLPGKGVSAYEMMELVHSRDIKGLFVMGSNPIVSNPNAILVEEALERLEFLVVADMFLSETAKLADIVLPVSAYLENEGTMTNLEGRVLLRLAGRPAPGEARHDWKILCDLAYWLGKEKYFTFRQSEDIFNELRIASRGGIADYYGITYERLRKEEGIYWPCPSLDHPGTPRLFGERFAHQDGLAVFQTVDSQSPAEQPTEEYPLYMTNGRVLSHYLTGVQTRRSPALAAREVENILEIHPSTARKYRLEDGVLASVQSSRGTVIVRTKITSDIREDTLFIPMHWGDAQNVNRATNALLDPNCKMPDFKTSAVKVQPLAEYLREEREKGLMKE, from the coding sequence ATGACATTTTCGGTGGAGCAGGCCAAGCAAGTGATGGCCACGCAATGTCCCTTCTGCAGCGTGCAATGCAAGATGGAGGTTGCGGAGGACCGTTCGGGACGGCGGCCAACCTACCAGGTAACCGCGATCCCGAATAAAGCCTCCGAAGGCCGGTTATGCGTCAAGGGGATGAACGCGTATCAGCATGCGGTCAGCAGAGAAAGGCTTCTTCATCCGATGATGCGCAAAAACGGCAAGCTGACGCAGGTGACGTGGGAGGAAGCGCTCGAGGCGGTCAGCAACAAGTTCATCAGGCTGCAAGCGGAGCATGGCGCTCATACCGTTGGTCTGTACGGCGGCGGATCGCTAACGAACGAATCTGCCTATTTGCTGGGCAAGTTCGCGCGGGTTGCCCTGCAGACCAAATATATCGATTATAACGGCAGGTTTTGCATGTCGGCTGCGGCGTCGGCGGGCGTAAAAACCTTTGGCATCGACCGCGGCCTGACGAACAAGCTGTCGGACATTCCGTTAGCCGAATGTATTATTTTGGCGGGAACCAATATCGCGGAATGCCAACCGACGCTGATGCCCTACTTTACGAGAGCGAAGGATAACGGGGCAATCATTATTGTCATTGATCCCAGAGTATCGGCCACCGCTTCTATCGCCGATGTCCATCTGCAGGTGAAGCCCGGTATGGATGCGGCGCTGGTGAATGGCATGCTGAAGGTTATTTTTGACGAGAAGCTGATTGACGAGGGCTTTATTAAGAGCAGGACAAAAGGCTTTGCAGAGGTGAAGGAGCATGTGGATTCTCTTGATCTCCAAGAAATAGCGGACATTACAGGCGTAAGCATAGATATGATCCGCAAAGCGGCAATCAGCTTTGGCAAGGCGCGTACGGGAATGGTCTTTACAGCCCGCGGCGTAGAACAGCATGCGGATGGCCATATGGCTGTAAGAAATTTTCTTAACATGGTTCTTGCCACGGGCAAAATCGGCAAGGAAGGCTGCGGCTATGGCGCGGTGACCGGACAAGGGAACGGACAGGGCGGACGCGAGCATGGGCAGAAGGCGGATCAGCTGCCTGGTTACCGATTGATTGAAAATCCGGAGGACCGAGCTTATATAGCGGGTGTATGGGGGATTGAACCGGAAGACCTTCCCGGCAAAGGAGTATCCGCGTACGAGATGATGGAGCTTGTTCATAGCCGGGATATAAAAGGGCTGTTCGTGATGGGCTCTAATCCGATTGTATCGAATCCAAACGCCATCCTCGTGGAAGAAGCGCTGGAACGGTTGGAATTCCTCGTTGTTGCGGATATGTTCCTCTCGGAGACCGCAAAGCTTGCCGATATCGTGCTGCCTGTCTCCGCGTATCTCGAGAATGAAGGGACGATGACGAACCTGGAGGGACGGGTTCTGCTGCGCTTGGCAGGCCGTCCGGCTCCGGGAGAAGCGCGTCATGACTGGAAGATCCTATGCGATCTGGCTTATTGGCTTGGCAAGGAGAAGTATTTCACCTTCCGTCAGTCGGAGGATATTTTTAATGAGCTCCGGATTGCAAGCCGCGGCGGCATTGCGGATTATTACGGCATTACGTACGAGAGGCTCCGTAAGGAAGAGGGGATCTATTGGCCTTGTCCTTCCCTCGATCATCCGGGTACGCCGCGGTTATTCGGAGAGCGCTTTGCCCATCAGGACGGGCTTGCCGTATTCCAGACCGTAGATAGTCAATCTCCGGCGGAACAGCCAACCGAAGAATATCCGTTGTACATGACAAACGGCCGTGTGTTGTCTCATTACCTGACAGGGGTGCAAACGCGAAGAAGCCCCGCCCTGGCAGCCCGCGAGGTGGAAAATATACTGGAGATTCATCCGTCGACAGCGCGGAAATACCGGCTTGAGGATGGCGTGCTGGCTAGCGTGCAATCCAGCAGGGGGACGGTTATCGTCCGAACGAAGATTACTTCTGATATTCGAGAGGATACGTTATTTATCCCGATGCATTGGGGAGACGCCCAGAACGTGAACCGGGCAACCAACGCTCTGCTGGATCCGAATTGCAAGATGCCGGATTTCAAGACAAGCGCGGTAAAAGTTCAGCCGCTTGCCGAGTATTTGCGGGAGGAGCGGGAGAAGGGGCTGATGAAGGAATGA
- the mobA gene encoding molybdenum cofactor guanylyltransferase, with translation MIGGIILAGGQGRRMGGLMKALLPIGGKFMIEHVRNNMLPLCGSVTAVVASEEQAKLLSGLKLPCLIDTAPGQGPLAALHTAFEYNCYSALWVTACDMPFVSDKAAAFLQHQMEESGSLAAVPEVNGQLHPLHAVYRAECLKQVELCLQEGDYSMKGFLKRINYVRVSEEKFQTAGIELSFVDNINTPGQYEEAKIRKGV, from the coding sequence ATGATAGGCGGCATCATATTAGCCGGTGGCCAAGGCAGGCGGATGGGCGGATTAATGAAGGCGCTTCTGCCGATTGGCGGCAAGTTTATGATTGAGCATGTCCGTAACAACATGCTGCCGCTATGCGGCAGCGTGACGGCTGTGGTCGCGTCGGAGGAGCAGGCCAAGCTCCTCTCCGGCTTAAAGCTTCCGTGCCTGATCGATACGGCGCCCGGTCAAGGTCCGCTTGCGGCTCTGCATACCGCTTTCGAATACAATTGTTATTCCGCGCTATGGGTAACCGCTTGCGATATGCCTTTTGTATCGGATAAGGCTGCCGCTTTTTTGCAGCATCAGATGGAGGAAAGCGGAAGTTTGGCCGCCGTGCCTGAAGTTAATGGACAGCTTCATCCGCTGCATGCCGTCTATCGCGCCGAGTGCCTGAAACAGGTGGAGCTCTGTCTGCAGGAAGGCGACTATAGCATGAAGGGATTTCTGAAGCGGATTAACTATGTCCGGGTTTCGGAGGAGAAGTTTCAGACTGCAGGCATTGAGCTTAGCTTTGTTGATAATATCAATACACCGGGGCAATACGAGGAAGCGAAAATACGAAAGGGGGTGTAG